A stretch of DNA from Diospyros lotus cultivar Yz01 chromosome 14, ASM1463336v1, whole genome shotgun sequence:
AGGAGCAAAAGGAATGGCTACTCTAATGGAACCTAATATCAGGTTAGGAGAAGAAACCAGCAGCCCACTAGTAGACAAAGGGAGGTATCAAAGGCAGGTAGGCCGGCTGGTTTACTTGTCACACACCCAGCCAAATATTGCCTATGCGATGAGCTTGGTGAGACAATTTATGCATAGTCCTACTGAAAATCATATGCATGCTATGAGAAGGATATTATGCTACCTGAAAACTACCCTAGGCAAaggaattttattcaaaataagtgattttttAGATGTACAAGGCTATACAGATGTTGATTATGCAGGATCATTGGTGGATAGGAAGTTTACTACTAGATATTGTATGTTTCTAGGTGGAAATTAGTCTCGTGGCAAAGTAAGAAGCAAAGCATAGTGGCAAGATCAAGTGCGAAAGCCGAATTCAGGGCTATGGCACTCGACTTATGTGAATTGCTATGGCTACGGATTGTCCTAGAAGACCTAAAGATAGCTGTTAGTGAGCCAATGAGGTTATTTTGTGATAACCAATTAGCAATAAGCATTGTTCATAATCTTGTGCAGCATGACAGGACTAAGCACATTGCAATTGACCGGCATTTTGTAAAGGAAAAGCTTGAGAAAGGTATAATTCAAATATCCTATGTTCCATCTGAGAAACATGTAGCTGATATTCTAACAAAAGGTTTGACAACTAGAAGATTTGGAGACCTAGCATCCAAGCGAGaaatgatggatattcattcaccaacttgagagggagtgttgacatgagaaaatcaagaagaaaaggaaggcaTCGTTCaagaaaaaagggaaaggaaagcagcgttcaaagagaaaaaggaaagaatcctTTCCCACATCTGCTTCCATCATTCTGTTAGAAGTTTCTAAAAATCTTCTAAATCTTGTTCTTTTGGATAGTTTCCTAATCTCAaattaggatactttcctaaaTGTATTTTATGGTATTCTTCTCTGTTGTAATATTTCCTAAAGCTGTAAATATTCTaccctataactagggctgTTCGTGAATAAGATTATTAAGCTTTTTGTCTAAAGTTTACAGTGTCAACTTCCAAGTTTGCAGTTACAAAGCAGATAGTGATCTTTTTAAATAAGTATAgaggaaagaaaacaaaaaagcaaaTACTTATTGTGAAACTTCCAACATCATCGACTATGAAAGCTTAAAAGTTTACACAAAGACACATTTATTAAGCCACCATTTCTCTCTCACCTGCCTGCTTAAGGATTTAATTACTTCCTTTGCAGCTTTATTTTTGTCTGCTTCTTCCATAGCTAATTGAATTGCCTCTTTCAACTGCCTTGTTGTTCTTTCAAGTTCTGCTTCTAGAAGTTGAGATTTTAGAGTCAGATCCTCCACCTGCAGGCATAAAAAAAGTTAACATGAGGGTGTAGATTgttctttcaattcatttgaGTTGAAAGCATGTGTTTAACATACAGAAAGAGAATTGCTAGGAAGAATTTAATCATATACGCTAATTTTAATAATTGGCCATCTAGTAGTCATGCTGCATGTGCAGCTAATGTGGGTGCCACAGTAATAATATGATAAATGATAGCACTGCCATGAAATTCAACATGATGTCTTTACACCTATTCGGTTCTTTTGGGTTGGTTCAGCAACTAAAAGTATCAGGTCTCTGATTAGGAGAACTGAAAAATACAGTCATGCAAAGCTATCCAAAATAAGGATGCAACAGTCTTCATAAAACATGATCAAATTGAAACAGGAATACTTGTTACTTTTAAACCGTTTCTGGATGAAGTTTATTCAGTTTTGAAAGGAAGTGGAAAACTAGGGGAAATAGGATAGTATagttttccataaaaaattagGTTATCTAAAATAAGATAAGTACTTAGATAACGGCTTAAAAATATGGCTTTTGGAGaacacgttttttttttttcaagaataacatgtgttctttttttttccccttaggAAAAACATGGTGTTTTAATTGAGGCTTGGAAGTGTCAAAGGAATGTCACTATGCCTAGGTCAGTAAAACTGTTCATCAACTTCATTTTTAGTGCCTACAATACAAATTCAACAACACAAGTCTTAattccactaggtggggtcagactacataaattctagacatCAATCCAGCTCCATCCATGATTATTGCTTCTGTAAGGCCATACTATATCTCATGTCATTCTTAAGGGTTTcctatgaaattttcttttgttttctgtctttttttcttccatttcatccactcaccTCATGTGTGCTTATCAATCCTTTTCTCACATGTCTAAATTATCTTAATCACATCTCTTGCATCTCATCTTTAATTGGCACCATTCCAACCTTATTACATATAAtcccatttatttttttgacttttcttGTATAGCTGCGCATCCACCATCGCGTTCTAATCTTAGATACACTCATATTCTACAGATGTTGGTACTTAATTGCCCAACATTTTGAACCACACAACAAAGATAGTATTATAGTTGTCTAATAAAActttcttttagctttaaagggattttacaatcacataaaatgtGGGATGCATTTATCCACTTTAACCATGTTGGCTTGGTTTATGAGTAGCATTCTCCATAATCTCCCAAAGAGAAGTTAATTGAAGTTTGCCTAGGGAGTACAAAAGTGAAGCCCAAAGTACAAGTTCACTGAAATTACAAGTTCAACATTCATATTATTCTTGATGGGCTATAATGACCCTATAACAATTCAGACATGCACATGCGATAGCAATTCAAAATTATCTGCTTCAGCAATTATGGTCAACTTACCTGTGAGCTTAATATCGCTATTTCTTCCTTCAGgccatcattttttttatttgaatctGCAATAATAACTTCAGAATATGAAGTAGCAGAAAATGCTGATGCAAGTGACACTGAATGAGGAGGGCTTGAATTTGCAGAGACTGGAGATGCTGCTCTAGCATACAGGCTTGAAACAGGAAAAGAAGGTACTGGTATGTTTGATGTATAAAAGCTTCCAGTCTTTACATTTCCAGCGCTAACTGGAGAAGTATGACCACTTGAGTCAGATTTTCTATTCTGCTTGGAATTTTGGTAACTAGTTCGTCTGAATGAATCAAATGAGGAGAGCCTATAAAGTAGTCTCTGTGGTTTAGAATCGAAGGAATCCTTCTCTTCTACCTCACTGGAATTCCGAGGTATATCTCCACTTGGTATTCTGGGTATTCTAGGAATGGATCCCGAATCCATggttatatttatctttgtaaagCATTCGTCACACACACGATACGGCTTTTTCATATTTGGAGCCAATGAAGCCTTTAGAGATTTTTGACTAGTACACGCTTTACAAAAAACTAGCCCACAGTTGTAGCAATTATGACGCTTTCGTCTGAAATTGAATGAATTGCGGCAACCAAAACATACAGAACTACCAGCATGATAGACCCACTTGTAAAGACAAATGGCAACAGTGAAATTAGATCCACAAACTACATTCTTTACTCTCTTGTCTCTTAGAGCTTCAACAAGTGTGGGAGTGTTTCTGTTACCATTGTCCCCATGACCTAATTGACCATTTGCTCCCTTTCCCCAAGTATATACCTCAGATTTTGAGCTCAAAACTGCAACATGATGAGAACCACATGATATCTCCTCGATGAAATTGTTACTGATTTTGCCTTCTACACATGTAGGAAGCTTACCAGCATTTCCAGGATATCCAAGTTGTCCAAAATCAGCAGCACCCATTGTATATACTTGTCCCGAGGTTGTAAGAGCAATAGTGATGCTATGACCACAAGCCACTTGACAGAAGTTGGTGTCACACAAAGACACTACACAAGATGGAATAATCCTAGGCTCTGTATCACCATGTCCAAGTTGGCCTTTATCACCACTACCCCAGGTAAATAGCTTTTTAGTTGAGCTACCTGAACTTTCTGGTTCAACAATAGCCTCCACAACTGCAGCAGTGTGCCAAAAACCACATGACACCTTCAAGGTCCGTAGTCCTTCAAGAGTTTTAACTACTCGTGGCACACTTGAACTACTGTGATCTCCATGACCTAGGGCACCAAATGTTCCATCTCCAAAGGTAAACAACTGACCTACCATTGTAACAGCAGCTGTGTGCCAAGGTCCACAAGAGATAGATGATACATGGATACCTTGCATTGGACCACAAACTTTTCTAGGAATCCAGAAACCTACATCATTCCCATGCCCCAGAAAACCAAAATTGTGTGCGCCATCACCCCAAGTATAAAGATCTCCAGATTGTGTAACAGCACAGGTATGATATTCTCCACATGCTACTGATACAGTGTTTAATCCACAAAGAGCGCTAATAAGTTTTGGGTAAGAAATATCAACTTCTACTCCATGACCAAGCCTCCCACCGAAACCCTCTCCCCAACTGAAGACCTCCCCCTCCTTGGTAAGTAACACAGCATGTTTACTTCCACAAGCAATATCTTGGGCATCAAGGGTTGCTGCTGATTCCAAAGGCTTGGGCAAAAGTGCATCTGTTCGGACAGCAGTTGATTTTCCAACTCTATGCACACCTCCACCAAGCAGCCCAACACAAATTCCTTCCCCCCATATAAAAACATCACCTGGAGCTTCCACATCAAGAGAAGATCCATGGCTTGATGAGCTTATGCCACTGGACAAACTGATTCTAAGGTTATCTGCGGATCTCCGCTCATCTGGATTGTCTAAACCACCAGACGATGGGGAACTGAGAGAATTGGCAGTAAAATCTGTCTGAGAGCAATGCTTTTCAGCAGCATTATATGTTGGAGTATCAGAATA
This window harbors:
- the LOC127790399 gene encoding PH, RCC1 and FYVE domains-containing protein 1-like isoform X2, whose protein sequence is MKFGKERLLLICTYVKGEKESSSLHQFYDVMICKDKDEAEIWFVALRALTSPGHYQKLSSHARSNSESSDSSSACTGRTSPSVFSSSSSDLVYKDQGAAETIQKVVPFGSPPKKLPGTVYSDTPTYNAAEKHCSQTDFTANSLSSPSSGGLDNPDERRSADNLRISLSSGISSSSHGSSLDVEAPGDVFIWGEGICVGLLGGGVHRVGKSTAVRTDALLPKPLESAATLDAQDIACGSKHAVLLTKEGEVFSWGEGFGGRLGHGVEVDISYPKLISALCGLNTVSVACGEYHTCAVTQSGDLYTWGDGAHNFGFLGHGNDVGFWIPRKVCGPMQGIHVSSISCGPWHTAAVTMVGQLFTFGDGTFGALGHGDHSSSSVPRVVKTLEGLRTLKVSCGFWHTAAVVEAIVEPESSGSSTKKLFTWGSGDKGQLGHGDTEPRIIPSCVVSLCDTNFCQVACGHSITIALTTSGQVYTMGAADFGQLGYPGNAGKLPTCVEGKISNNFIEEISCGSHHVAVLSSKSEVYTWGKGANGQLGHGDNGNRNTPTLVEALRDKRVKNVVCGSNFTVAICLYKWVYHAGSSVCFGCRNSFNFRRKRHNCYNCGLVFCKACTSQKSLKASLAPNMKKPYRVCDECFTKINITMDSGSIPRIPRIPSGDIPRNSSEVEEKDSFDSKPQRLLYRLSSFDSFRRTSYQNSKQNRKSDSSGHTSPVSAGNVKTGSFYTSNIPVPSFPVSSLYARAASPVSANSSPPHSVSLASAFSATSYSEVIIADSNKKNDGLKEEIAILSSQVEDLTLKSQLLEAELERTTRQLKEAIQLAMEEADKNKAAKEVIKSLSRQLKDIAGKVPQDSSHSIKPNLLDETTSNPLSPSTWNHLTGKTFLEPYSDSQISGPIFLNGSSGESEKLDGDTECKSCP
- the LOC127790399 gene encoding PH, RCC1 and FYVE domains-containing protein 1-like isoform X1; the encoded protein is MATVQRASLGERNVEQAIAALKRGAYLLKYGRRGKPKFCPFRLSNDETVLIWYDGKTEKQLKLSQVSRIIPGQRTAIFQRYPRPEKEYQSFSLVYGNRSLDLICKDKDEAEIWFVALRALTSPGHYQKLSSHARSNSESSDSSSACTGRTSPSVFSSSSSDLVYKDQGAAETIQKVVPFGSPPKKLPGTVYSDTPTYNAAEKHCSQTDFTANSLSSPSSGGLDNPDERRSADNLRISLSSGISSSSHGSSLDVEAPGDVFIWGEGICVGLLGGGVHRVGKSTAVRTDALLPKPLESAATLDAQDIACGSKHAVLLTKEGEVFSWGEGFGGRLGHGVEVDISYPKLISALCGLNTVSVACGEYHTCAVTQSGDLYTWGDGAHNFGFLGHGNDVGFWIPRKVCGPMQGIHVSSISCGPWHTAAVTMVGQLFTFGDGTFGALGHGDHSSSSVPRVVKTLEGLRTLKVSCGFWHTAAVVEAIVEPESSGSSTKKLFTWGSGDKGQLGHGDTEPRIIPSCVVSLCDTNFCQVACGHSITIALTTSGQVYTMGAADFGQLGYPGNAGKLPTCVEGKISNNFIEEISCGSHHVAVLSSKSEVYTWGKGANGQLGHGDNGNRNTPTLVEALRDKRVKNVVCGSNFTVAICLYKWVYHAGSSVCFGCRNSFNFRRKRHNCYNCGLVFCKACTSQKSLKASLAPNMKKPYRVCDECFTKINITMDSGSIPRIPRIPSGDIPRNSSEVEEKDSFDSKPQRLLYRLSSFDSFRRTSYQNSKQNRKSDSSGHTSPVSAGNVKTGSFYTSNIPVPSFPVSSLYARAASPVSANSSPPHSVSLASAFSATSYSEVIIADSNKKNDGLKEEIAILSSQVEDLTLKSQLLEAELERTTRQLKEAIQLAMEEADKNKAAKEVIKSLSRQLKDIAGKVPQDSSHSIKPNLLDETTSNPLSPSTWNHLTGKTFLEPYSDSQISGPIFLNGSSGESEKLDGDTECKSCP